From a region of the Sesamum indicum cultivar Zhongzhi No. 13 linkage group LG3, S_indicum_v1.0, whole genome shotgun sequence genome:
- the LOC105159478 gene encoding uncharacterized protein LOC105159478, producing the protein MGVVRIAIASAATRPQLFQHCRSAANPTAPNTRFAFFTASASFSSSSTPRKLILYSKPGCCLCDGLKEKLDAAFSLSGMNSISDVQLQIRDITSNPEWERLYQYEIPVLARVLEDGTEEALPRLSPRLSVELVQKKIAAAFDQ; encoded by the exons ATGGGTGTTGTTAGGATTGCGATTGCAAGTGCGGCCACCAGGCCCCAACTATTTCAGCATTGCCGATCAGCTGCTAACCCCACCGCCCCAAATACTAGATTCGCATTCTTTACAGCTTCAGCttccttttcctcttcctccACGCCCAGAAAACTGATACTCTACTCAAAGCCCGGATGCTGTTTGTGTGATGGCCTCAAAGAAAAACTCGATGCTGCGTTCTCTCTTTCTGGCATGAATTCCATTTCTGATGTCCAGTTACAG ATAAGGGATATTACGAGCAATCCTGAGTGGGAGAGGCTTTACCAGTACGAGATACCTGTGTTGGCCAGAGTCCTGGAAGACGGCACAGAG GAGGCACTTCCAAGATTATCTCCCCGCCTTAGCGTGGAGCTTGTCCAAAAGAAGATAGCAGCTGCATTTGACCAATGA
- the LOC105159477 gene encoding WAT1-related protein At1g44800-like produces the protein MGSEQNLCASMSVVFNKMKPYLAMISLQFGYAGMYIVTLVSFKHGFSHWIFVVYRHAIATLVFAPFAYFLEKKIRPQMTKSVFFKIMVLAFLEPVLDQNLYGVGIQYTSATFAAVSLNVLPAVTFIMAVIFRLEKVNLKKVHSLAKVIGTVITVAGAMTMTLYKGPAVNILWYTHGSSHQDAASSSAGQHWVAGTVMLLLSIVGWAAFFILQNKTLNEYPAPLSLTALVCLMGTVEGGVVAAIMEHRKSAWAIGFDSRLLAAAYSGIICSGLAYYMQSVVNKVRGPVFVTAFSPLTMIITAVLGAIILSEQVHLGSLIGALIIVFGLYSVVWGKSKENSAANKLAYDEERAQELPVTDKDMQGVGDADIIETIVKSKSHQKKNSPQEGA, from the exons ATGGGTAGTGAGCAAAACTTGTGTGCTAGCATGAGTGTAGTTTTCAACAAAATGAAGCCTTATTTGGCTATGATCTCCCTCCAATTTGGGTATGCCGGCATGTACATTGTCACCCttgtttctttcaaacatGGGTTCAGCCACTGGATCTTCGTTGTCTACCGTCATGCAATTGCTACGTTGGTTTTCGCCCCTTTTGCATACTTTTTAGAGAA GAAAATAAGGCCTCAGATGACAAAATCAGTATTCTTCAAGATCATGGTGCTTGCTTTCTTGGA GCCGGTGCTGGATCAGAATTTGTACGGCGTGGGAATCCAGTATACATCTGCGACTTTTGCAGCCGTCAGTCTTAACGTTCTCCCCGCCGTAACCTTCATAATGGCCGTCATTTTCAG GTTGGAGAAGGTGAATCTGAAAAAGGTGCACAGTTTAGCTAAGGTGATCGGTACAGTAATAACAGTTGCCGGAGCAATGACCATGACACTGTACAAAGGCCCGGCCGTGAATATCTTGTGGTACACTCACGGCAGCAGCCACCAAGACGCCGCCAGCAGTTCCGCCGGCCAGCACTGGGTCGCCGGCACAGTTATGTTGCTCTTGTCTATTGTGGGCTGGGCTGCCTTCTTTATCTTGCAA AACAAGACATTGAACGAGTACCCTGCGCCGCTGTCCTTGACTGCTTTAGTGTGTCTGATGGGAACGGTGGAAGGTGGAGTGGTGGCTGCAATAATGGAGCACCGTAAGAGTGCTTGGGCTATTGGTTTCGATTCAAGACTTCTAGCTGCTGCCTATTCT GGCATTATTTGCTCAGGACTTGCATATTACATGCAAAGTGTTGTGAACAAGGTACGAGGTCCGGTGTTTGTGACAGCATTCAGTCCTCTCACAATGATCATCACAGCTGTGTTGGGAGCCATAATTTTGTCCGAGCAGGTTCATCTTGGAAG TTTAATTGGAGCACTGATCATAGTATTTGGGCTATACTCTGTGGTGTGGGGCAAAAGCAAAGAGAATTCAGCTGCAAACAAACTGGCATACGACGAGGAGAGAGCACAGGAGTTGCCTGTAACGGACAAGGATATGCAGGGCGTTGGTGATGCAGATATAATTGAAACTATTGTGAAATCAAAGAGTCATCAGAAGAAGAATTCCCCACAGGAAGGCGCATGA
- the LOC105159476 gene encoding gamma-glutamylcyclotransferase 2-3 isoform X2: MAMWVFGYGSLIWKAGFRYDERLVGFIKDYRRVFYQGSTDHRGTPEFPGRTVTLEPAKGEVCHLEVREKQYDKKAYVDFFTEPTASTPAVSNVMVYIASADKKQNQNYLGPASLEDIAVQIVKAEGPSGPNREYLFKLENALIQIGCEDKHVTDLADEVRRILSLQRELTV, from the exons ATGGCGATGTGGGTATTCGGATACGGGTCGCTGATATGGAAAGCAGGGTTCCGTTACGATGAACGCCTCGTGGGTTTCATCAAAGACTACCGCCGTGTCTTCTACCAAG gaAGCACTGATCATAGAGGCACTCCAGAGTTTCCGGGCAGAACGGTCACATTGGAGCCTGCAAAGGGGGAAGTATGC CATCTTGAAGTAAGGGAGAAGCAATATGACAAGAAAGCTTATGTTGATTTTTTCACT GAGCCGACTGCTTCAACACCGGCTGTTTCTAATGTCATGGT ATATATAGCATCTGCAGACAAGAAGCAGAACCAGAACTACTTGGGACCTGCCTCTCTAGAAGACATTGCCGT TCAAATTGTTAAGGCAGAAGGCCCCTCGGGACCAAACAGAGAGTACCTCTTCAAACTGGAAAATGCACTTATCCAAATAG GATGTGAAGATAAGCATGTCACTGATCTGGCCGATGAAGTGAGGCGCATACTGTCACTACAAAGGGAATTGACTGTTTAA
- the LOC105159480 gene encoding transmembrane emp24 domain-containing protein p24delta3-like: MKLVEARHFWALLLLATVVVPAARGIWFDMPSSGSKCVSEELRNNVVVLADYYSLFAEQEDLNSTVAPTISVKVTSPYGKELYHTEKVRYGQFSFTTTEDGNYLACFWADANYQGGKNVTVGVEWKIGIAAKDWDSIARKEKIEGLELELRKLEGAVQAIHENLNDLMARELKMRGVSETTNARVAWYSITSLGVCIVVSVLQLWYLKQYFQKKKLI, encoded by the exons ATGAAATTGGTGGAGGCGCGTCATTTCTGGGCTTTGTTGTTGTTGGCCACGGTGGTGGTGCCAGCGGCGCGTGGGATATGGTTCGACATGCCGAGTTCTGGGTCGAAGTGCGTGTCTGAGGAATTACGTAACAACGTTGTCGTTCTGGCCGATTACTATTCCTTATTCGCCGAGCAAGAAGATTTGAATAGCACCGTCGCCCCCACCATCTCCGTTAAG GTGACATCTCCGTATGGCAAAGAACTGTATCACACAGAGAAAGTAAGATACGGTCAGTTTAGCTTTACAACGACAGAGGATGGGAACTACTTGGCATGCTTCTGGGCGGATGCTAATTATCAGGGCGGCAAGAATGTGACTGTTGGCGTAGAATGGAAAATTGGAATTGCTGCAAAAGATTGGGACTCAATtgcaagaaaggaaaagattgAG GGTCTGGAACTTGAGTTGAGAAAGCTTGAAGGTGCCGTGCAAGCAATCCATGAGAATCTGAATGACCTGATGGCTAG GGAATTGAAGATGAGGGGAGTGAGTGAGACGACGAATGCTAGAGTGGCGTGGTACAGTATTACGTCTCTTGGTGTCTGTATCGTGGTTTCAGTTCTCCAATTGTGGTATTTGAAACAATACTTTCAGAAGAAAAAACTTATCTAG
- the LOC105159476 gene encoding gamma-glutamylcyclotransferase 2-3 isoform X1: MAMWVFGYGSLIWKAGFRYDERLVGFIKDYRRVFYQGSTDHRGTPEFPGRTVTLEPAKGEVCWGAAYKITHKEDQLTALEHLEVREKQYDKKAYVDFFTEPTASTPAVSNVMVYIASADKKQNQNYLGPASLEDIAVQIVKAEGPSGPNREYLFKLENALIQIGCEDKHVTDLADEVRRILSLQRELTV, encoded by the exons ATGGCGATGTGGGTATTCGGATACGGGTCGCTGATATGGAAAGCAGGGTTCCGTTACGATGAACGCCTCGTGGGTTTCATCAAAGACTACCGCCGTGTCTTCTACCAAG gaAGCACTGATCATAGAGGCACTCCAGAGTTTCCGGGCAGAACGGTCACATTGGAGCCTGCAAAGGGGGAAGTATGC TGGGGTGCTGCTTACAAAATAACCCATAAGGAAGATCAACTTACGGCTTTGGAG CATCTTGAAGTAAGGGAGAAGCAATATGACAAGAAAGCTTATGTTGATTTTTTCACT GAGCCGACTGCTTCAACACCGGCTGTTTCTAATGTCATGGT ATATATAGCATCTGCAGACAAGAAGCAGAACCAGAACTACTTGGGACCTGCCTCTCTAGAAGACATTGCCGT TCAAATTGTTAAGGCAGAAGGCCCCTCGGGACCAAACAGAGAGTACCTCTTCAAACTGGAAAATGCACTTATCCAAATAG GATGTGAAGATAAGCATGTCACTGATCTGGCCGATGAAGTGAGGCGCATACTGTCACTACAAAGGGAATTGACTGTTTAA